Below is a genomic region from Zea mays cultivar B73 chromosome 9, Zm-B73-REFERENCE-NAM-5.0, whole genome shotgun sequence.
AGGATGACGATGCGAGTGTGCAGCAGCATATCATGATTGGCCCTACTCGAAGAACGGCATCGCACGACAGGATTTCCATTCTGTTGCATAATGTGTGTGGTATTTCGTTTGAACTTTGGTCAATTAAGCTTAATTAGGCTAATTAATCCATGCAAAAATTTCAGTTTGGTTGGCGGGGTCACGACCCCTGTTGGCCCCTCTATCCATATGTATTGCCTGGTCATACATGATCAGCGCGGAGAGAGACCACACGCGAAGAGGAGAATAAGTCGTATCATCGGTGGAAGAGGAGACAGACTAACTCAGTGACCAAGAaagaaaatatatacatagactcACTTGTGAGGTCTAtatagggctggaaaaaaagctcgagctcgatgagctggctcgggctcgcagcagctcggctcggctcggaccggctcgacgctcagaacgagcccgagccgagcctgtttttgtggctcgtgaaaagagcgagccagctcggctcggctcggtgcagctcgcgagctggctcgtggctcgaTCCAACAAtaatttgttacataaaatcttaattagcatataatattagtacaaagtagacaataatttatgttatttgagattactatacaaaaataatctattttctatattatattagtgatatatctattttactaatttaaaatatattatttaaaatatttttaagattttatattataatttagagaaCAGATTTAAATTTATAGTTGGGCTCGTTGGCtcggcgagccggctcgcgagcctagagcgagccgagccgagccaagctcggctcggctcgtttccactcCTAGGTCTATATACGGTTCTAGCCTACATGGTAAAACTACAGTGCGTTTGGATATAAGTAAGACTCAGAACAACAATTAAGTTTTTAAAAAATATATTTTAAAAGTTTATGGACGAAGATAACACACCACGAAAAATTTAAAGACCAAAAATGTATTTTAGAAGCCCAACCGAGAAGCCTCGACCAGCCCCTCTCGGCCGGCTATCGGCAAATTCGACATCCGCTCCGCCGTCTACAGTCTACATAAGGAATCGAGGTAGCCCCAGTCGTCTTCGGCGCTCAAGTTTCGGCCGCCGGCCGCGGTGCCCTCCGCCCCTTCCCAATCCTGCCCCCAAGCCCCAGTCAGCCATCGAAACTCCAACCCCCAGGCGGCCAGGCCCAAGCGTCCGGCGGTTGCGGCCCCGCGGCTTGGCGAAGGCGACCGGTGGCTAGGCCCCAGCGACTCAGGGCGGATCAAGTAAGATTTGTAGTTTCAATTAATTAGGCCTGCAGATGCACCCCCGATGCCCGGTTTTGGATTTCCCACTGCCGATGCCCGAGATGAAGGCCGCCACTGCGCTGGGGAGCTGGCTGCTCCCGGCTGCGCCTGCCATTCGCCCCACACTGGTGAATCTCAGATCCCGGGGGTTCTGCAGTCATGGTTATTTCCCCTCGGCGTCCCGGATTTCTTGCTCATCAGAGTTATCTGATAGCGATAGAGGTCTCGCCAAGGAGATGGAGTCAGAATTCAGTGACGAGATATGTGCCGAGAATGGTGCTGAAGAGGACGATGAAACAGAGGATTTAATTTGGAGCAAAGAAGAGATCGATGCTATTTCGGCGCTCTTCGACCGGCCGATGCGCCAGAAGCCCCTGAAGCCGCGAAACCCCGCGAGGCAGAGGGCGCTTCCATTGCCACTGCCGCACAAGACGAGGCTGCCCGTGGCTCCTGCGCCGAAGCAGCACGTCCGCCTCGCTGCAAGAGCGGGGCTCTCTTCTCGTGCTTGCTTCAGCGACCAGGTGCGCAAGAAACCGGAGTTCCTTCTCGGGATTGCCCGGGAGATCGCAGCGCTTCCTCCCGAGCACGACGTCTCCACGGTGCTCGACCGTTGGGCGAGGTTCCTCCGGAAAGGCTCCCTGTCACTTACCATTCGTGAGCTCGGGCACATGGGGCTCCCCGAGCGCGCGCTCCAGACACTGTGCTGGGCCCAGAGGCAGAAAGCTGTGCCGTTGTTCCCTGACGATCGTGTTCTTGCTTCGGCCATCGAGGTTTTGGCACGCTTTGAACGGCTCAGAGTGGAGTCTGCGCTGGAGCAATGTGTGCCCACGGCCAGCCGTGCCGTTCTCGAGGCCATGGCGAGCGGGTTCATCAGGGCGGGGAAAGTAGACCGCGTGCGCAAGCTCCTGGAACTTGCAAGGATCAATAACAGGACGCTGCACCCCAGCATCTACGTGAAGTTGATGTTGGAAGCCACCCGGACACCTGAAGGCTACGGGCTTGCGTCGGCACTGGTTGATGAGCTTGGCGAGAGGCCGGAGTTGGAGTTGCGTCCACAGGACTGCACGGCTGTCATGAAGGTCTGCATAAGGCTCCGACGGTACGCAGCCGTGGAGAGCCTTTTCAGCTGGTTCAGGGGGGCCATTGGGAGCCCCACCGTGGTGATGTACACGACGGTGATCCACAGCCGGTGCCGTGACGGGAGGCACCGAGAGGCACTGTCCCTGGTGTGGGAAATGGAGCAGGCAGGCTGCCTGCTTGATCTGCCGGCCTACCGAGTTATCGTCAAGCTATGCGTGGCATTGCACGATCCGGGGAGGGCTCTCCGCTATCTGTCAAGGATGAAGGAGGCTGGTTTTATTCCAACTGGCGACATGTACGACAGTCTGATCGAGGGCTATTTGGCAGATGGGAGGCTGGCCAAGTGCCGACAGCTGATCAGAGATGCCGAGTCAGCCGGTGTGAAGCTGGATAGGAGGCTGCTTTCGCGGTTGTCTGAAACTGGAGGCAGACATCCTTagttgactctggtgagtgttgtTGACATGTGTTATGCACGGGTAGAATCCGGACAGGACAGGAACACCACAGAGGAAAATTATCTCTAGCATTTATTGTAGAGTAATACAAAGAGTAATCTTGGCAGAAGATTAGTACGTTGTTGCCCAGTTTCCCTTTGTATTTGTCAGTAATCCATGATTTCATGACAACGATGAATTGCTGGCTGAAATCGGCTCCACCTTTAAGCCAAAATCCTGAAACTGCTAACGCATGCTTGCAAGTTCCTTTGTATCCTTTCTTCTGAGCATACCATGAACTGACCATTTTAATTTTAAGCTCTTAATCGATGAAAGCACTGGGCTTCTGAAGCTTTAGCTTCAAGAATCAAGACTGCCCAGTCTGCTGTGCTGAATCTATGTTCATCCTTGAATTCACAGAAGCCTTGGAGTCCTGACAAATTTCTTTTTTGGCCATTCTCAGCTATGACTACGACCAGAGCATCGGTTCATCGAACGTAGAAGAGATTTATAGCTATACTAGTGCttttagggggtgtttgtttctatggactaatttttagtccctacattttattccactttagttccaaaattgcaaaatatagaaactaaaactctatttaagtttctatatttgtcaatttgtacactaaaatagaataaaatgaagggactaaacattagtccatagaaaccaaacacccccttatttGTGCCATGTGTTCTTTTCTGCATGATTTCTGTGTTCCAAATAGGCCTTGAATTGGTAGCTGCTACGAGCTTACGTTCAAATCCTAAAACTGTAATGCCTGCCTGCAAGTTAAACCTTATGTGGAATTCTTTCTCCTGACCTTACAATGAACAAGTATTTGTATCCTGTAAATTTGTAGGGCTAGATCTTACTTAGAGCATCTACAACGGTGTCTTAAATTAGTATTTATCTTGAAATATAATAAAAATAGCTCCAACATTATCCTATTTTACAaattttcataaaaaatataGGTCACACCATAAAGTACACCATAaagtgcctcaaatatactatACTTCGGACTAGTTCTTTACCCTTGTTTTTACATTTTTTTAACATTTTCTTTCCTAATAATATAATTTACTTCCTAAAATACATGATTTAGGGATTAATGTTGCAGCGTAATTTATTTTTAGTGTCCTAAACACTTTAAATGATGTAGTATTTTTAAAATTTTGGGCACTATTTTGAGTCATCTTGTTAAAGACGCTCTTAGGGAGTGTTTGAATACACtaagctaatagttagctgctaaaattagctaAAGACATTTAAACAGTCTAGGTAATAGTTTAGCTATTAActacttttagcaaattagctaatagttagctagctaatttcactagtAAATTttaagccaactaactattagctctcatACATTTAAACACCCCTACTAATATTCTAGTGCATTAAAACACCTCCTAAGTTGGAGTGTTGGCTAACCGAAGTCGGACAAGAACTAGCTGGACCCTTGACCGTTTACTAAGAAATTAGCCCTTCTACTAGTCCCGTGTTTGGACGGGGTATGGGTAATTAGTAGCCTAAAAATTTAGTTGGCTAGCAAACAGTCCTATGTACCTAAGCAGATCCTTAGTTGCTGCAAATAATTAACATCTACTCCTTCATGACTTATCAGTGCTAAAGTCGTCAAGTCTGATACCAGGGGGGGCTGATCAATGCTGGACTCGTGTTCATCCAAGGATCCTCAGAGGTCTGAGAATGCTGGCAT
It encodes:
- the LOC100381697 gene encoding pentatricopeptide repeat protein PPR566-6, which translates into the protein MHPRCPVLDFPLPMPEMKAATALGSWLLPAAPAIRPTLVNLRSRGFCSHGYFPSASRISCSSELSDSDRGLAKEMESEFSDEICAENGAEEDDETEDLIWSKEEIDAISALFDRPMRQKPLKPRNPARQRALPLPLPHKTRLPVAPAPKQHVRLAARAGLSSRACFSDQVRKKPEFLLGIAREIAALPPEHDVSTVLDRWARFLRKGSLSLTIRELGHMGLPERALQTLCWAQRQKAVPLFPDDRVLASAIEVLARFERLRVESALEQCVPTASRAVLEAMASGFIRAGKVDRVRKLLELARINNRTLHPSIYVKLMLEATRTPEGYGLASALVDELGERPELELRPQDCTAVMKVCIRLRRYAAVESLFSWFRGAIGSPTVVMYTTVIHSRCRDGRHREALSLVWEMEQAGCLLDLPAYRVIVKLCVALHDPGRALRYLSRMKEAGFIPTGDMYDSLIEGYLADGRLAKCRQLIRDAESAGVKLDRRLLSRLSETGGRHP